From the genome of Streptomyces sp. NBC_01317, one region includes:
- a CDS encoding ABC transporter ATP-binding protein, translating into MATVSFDKATRVYPGSTKPAVDQLELDVADGEFLVLVGPSGCGKSTSLRMLAGLEDVNGGSIRIGERDVTHLPPKDRDIAMVFQNYALYPHMSVADNMGFALKIAGVNKAEIRKKVEEAAKILDLSEYLDRKPKALSGGQRQRVAMGRAIVREPQVFLMDEPLSNLDAKLRVSTRTQIASLQRRLGITTVYVTHDQVEAMTMGDRVAVLKDGLLQQVDSPRNMYDRPANLFVAGFIGSPAMNLVEVPITDGGVKFGNSVVPVSREALSAATEKGDKTVTVGVRPEHFDLAAEAEGAKTLSKDAPAGLAVTVNVVEELGADGFVYGTAEVGGETKELVVRVNGRAVPDKGTKLHVVPRPDELHVFSSSTGERLSN; encoded by the coding sequence ATGGCAACCGTCTCATTCGACAAGGCCACCCGCGTTTACCCCGGCTCCACCAAGCCCGCCGTCGACCAGCTGGAGCTGGACGTCGCGGACGGCGAGTTCCTCGTCCTCGTCGGGCCCTCCGGCTGTGGCAAGTCGACCTCCCTGCGCATGCTCGCGGGTCTTGAGGACGTCAACGGCGGCTCGATCCGCATCGGCGAGCGCGACGTCACGCACCTGCCCCCGAAGGACCGGGACATCGCCATGGTGTTCCAGAACTACGCGCTCTACCCGCACATGTCCGTCGCCGACAACATGGGCTTCGCGCTCAAGATCGCCGGCGTCAACAAGGCGGAGATCCGCAAGAAGGTCGAAGAGGCCGCGAAGATCCTCGACCTCAGCGAGTACCTGGACCGCAAGCCGAAGGCGCTCTCCGGTGGTCAGCGCCAGCGTGTCGCGATGGGCCGCGCCATCGTCCGTGAGCCGCAGGTCTTCCTCATGGACGAGCCGCTGTCGAACCTCGACGCCAAGCTCCGCGTCTCCACCCGTACGCAGATCGCCTCGCTCCAGCGCCGCCTCGGCATCACCACGGTGTACGTCACCCACGACCAGGTCGAGGCCATGACCATGGGCGACCGCGTCGCGGTGCTCAAGGACGGGCTGCTCCAGCAGGTCGACTCGCCGCGCAACATGTACGACCGCCCCGCCAACCTCTTCGTCGCCGGCTTCATCGGCTCCCCCGCCATGAACCTGGTCGAGGTCCCCATCACCGACGGTGGTGTGAAGTTCGGCAACAGCGTCGTCCCCGTCTCCCGTGAGGCGCTCTCCGCCGCCACGGAGAAGGGCGACAAGACCGTCACGGTCGGCGTCCGCCCCGAGCACTTCGACCTCGCCGCCGAGGCCGAGGGCGCCAAGACCCTCTCCAAGGACGCGCCGGCCGGCCTCGCCGTCACCGTCAACGTCGTCGAGGAACTGGGCGCCGACGGGTTCGTCTACGGCACCGCCGAGGTCGGCGGCGAGACCAAGGAACTGGTCGTCCGCGTCAACGGCCGCGCCGTCCCCGACAAGGGCACCAAGCTCCACGTCGTCCCCCGCCCCGACGAGCTGCACGTCTTCTCCTCCTCCACGGGCGAGCGCCTCAGCAACTGA
- a CDS encoding tyrosine-type recombinase/integrase yields the protein MSPRKSNLESTIYFGDDGWWHGRVTMGVLPDGSTDRRHRMARTEPAVRRKVRELEKLRDEGRATKAGRKPTVGQWMETYLTDIASLKLKPRSLDDYWSKTRNDIVPGVGKHRIDKLGPEHLERMYADMLREGHAPSHVLKVHRILSRALKIAHRRRMITENVATLVDPPTVDEIEANPFTMEEAKAFLLAAAKRPTFMRWLVGVGMGFRQGEALGLRWKYADLEAELFNPHWQLQRLTWRHGCTDPHACGERLHRFETCPPDCATHRTYTRGCPRPCPKDCTRHASTCPQRKGGGLVFTRPKTKKSRNAVPIPPPFIPALLEHQEQQNEARATAGDLWQEHDVLFSRPDGRPLDPRQDWEEFKELLAEAGISDRRLYDGSRHTAGTILNELGVDMPTIMEILRHTQISQTRRYVKGRSHLSKDAMRRMGDAFLPAPQPAPKPPTETRTETADRRAARARRRRIR from the coding sequence ATGAGCCCCCGCAAGTCGAACCTGGAATCCACCATCTACTTCGGCGACGACGGTTGGTGGCACGGCCGCGTCACCATGGGCGTGCTGCCCGACGGAAGCACGGACCGCCGCCACCGCATGGCCCGCACCGAACCTGCGGTGCGCCGCAAGGTCCGCGAGCTGGAGAAGCTCCGTGACGAGGGACGCGCGACCAAGGCAGGCCGTAAGCCCACGGTCGGACAGTGGATGGAGACCTACCTGACCGACATCGCGAGCCTGAAACTCAAGCCCCGCTCGCTTGACGACTACTGGTCCAAGACCCGCAACGACATCGTCCCGGGGGTTGGCAAGCACCGCATCGACAAGCTTGGCCCCGAGCACCTTGAACGCATGTACGCCGACATGCTCCGCGAAGGACACGCCCCCTCCCACGTGCTGAAAGTCCACCGGATCCTGTCCCGTGCCCTGAAAATCGCCCATCGGCGCCGGATGATCACGGAGAACGTCGCCACCCTCGTGGACCCGCCGACCGTGGACGAGATCGAAGCGAACCCGTTCACCATGGAGGAGGCGAAGGCGTTCCTCCTCGCCGCCGCGAAGCGACCGACGTTCATGCGGTGGCTGGTGGGTGTCGGCATGGGCTTCCGCCAGGGTGAGGCACTGGGCTTGCGCTGGAAGTACGCCGACCTGGAAGCAGAGTTGTTCAACCCGCACTGGCAGCTTCAACGCCTCACCTGGCGTCATGGCTGCACCGACCCCCATGCTTGCGGGGAACGTCTGCACCGCTTCGAAACCTGCCCGCCGGACTGTGCGACGCACCGTACGTACACCCGGGGTTGCCCCCGACCCTGCCCGAAGGACTGCACCCGCCACGCGAGCACCTGCCCCCAGCGCAAGGGCGGCGGACTCGTCTTCACCCGGCCCAAGACCAAGAAGAGCCGCAACGCGGTCCCTATCCCACCGCCGTTCATCCCGGCCCTGCTCGAACACCAGGAACAGCAGAACGAGGCACGTGCCACCGCCGGCGACCTGTGGCAGGAGCACGACGTCCTGTTCTCCCGGCCCGACGGCCGACCGCTCGACCCGCGCCAGGACTGGGAGGAATTCAAGGAGCTGCTGGCCGAAGCGGGCATCAGTGACCGACGCCTCTACGACGGGAGCCGCCACACCGCCGGCACGATCCTCAACGAGCTGGGGGTGGACATGCCCACCATCATGGAGATCCTTCGCCACACCCAGATCAGTCAGACGCGGCGGTACGTCAAGGGGCGGTCCCACCTCTCGAAGGACGCCATGCGCCGCATGGGAGACGCCTTCCTGCCCGCCCCGCAACCGGCGCCAAAGCCCCCGACTGAGACTAGAACTGAGACTGCGGACCGCCGAGCAGCTCGCGCCCGGCGCCGCCGCATCCGTTGA
- a CDS encoding excisionase family DNA-binding protein has translation MSIVASPPADRLLYRPREAAEVLSVGRSTVYELMAQGALEYVKLGRSRRIRRSALEGYVAALPAQSS, from the coding sequence ATGAGCATCGTCGCCAGCCCGCCCGCCGATCGCCTGCTCTACAGGCCGAGAGAGGCCGCCGAGGTTCTCAGCGTCGGCCGCTCGACGGTCTACGAGCTGATGGCCCAAGGCGCCCTGGAATACGTCAAGTTGGGCAGGAGCCGCCGGATTCGGCGCAGTGCCCTGGAGGGCTACGTCGCCGCCCTCCCCGCGCAGTCCAGCTGA
- a CDS encoding DUF3631 domain-containing protein gives MSVTPQTNPPIDGAVLLNEVEQFHRRFNVFPSEAAYVAVALWDAHAHLLDCFESTPRLAFLSPEPGSGKSRALEVVETLVPAPMTAVNASAAALFRSVSNPNGRPTILFDEIDTVFGPKAGENEELRGFLNAGHRRTGVTYRCIGDGGNQTVQAFPSYCGVALAGLGNLPDTIMTRSIIIRMRRRARNESVEPFRARIHEAEGHKLRDRLAEWAEHAREFVMGAWPDMPEGVSDRPADVWESLLAIADVAGGDWPGRAREACVTLVTASRTNDKGSLGIRLLTDLRDHVMVGIDRLPTVAILDRLNALDDAPWADLHGKPLDNRRLSKMLAEYMTSDNEPVASRNIKTAGSVLKGYYAADLWDAWARYCPPPPGSPLSPLPGTENLA, from the coding sequence ATGAGCGTCACACCCCAGACCAACCCGCCCATCGACGGCGCGGTCCTGCTCAACGAGGTGGAGCAGTTCCACCGCCGCTTCAACGTCTTCCCCAGCGAAGCCGCCTACGTGGCTGTGGCCCTGTGGGACGCGCACGCCCACCTGCTCGACTGCTTCGAGTCCACCCCCCGGTTGGCGTTCCTGTCCCCTGAGCCGGGGTCGGGGAAGTCGCGGGCGCTGGAGGTGGTGGAGACCCTGGTGCCCGCACCGATGACGGCCGTCAACGCGTCCGCCGCCGCCCTGTTCCGGTCTGTCTCCAACCCCAACGGGCGCCCCACGATCCTCTTCGATGAGATCGACACCGTTTTCGGGCCGAAGGCGGGGGAGAACGAGGAGCTGCGCGGGTTCCTCAACGCGGGGCACCGACGTACCGGGGTCACCTATCGGTGCATCGGTGACGGCGGGAACCAGACCGTGCAGGCGTTCCCGTCGTATTGCGGGGTCGCGCTGGCGGGGCTGGGCAACCTGCCGGACACGATCATGACCCGCTCGATCATCATCCGCATGCGGCGCCGGGCCCGCAACGAAAGCGTCGAACCCTTCCGCGCCCGCATCCATGAAGCCGAGGGCCACAAGCTCCGGGACCGCCTCGCCGAATGGGCCGAGCACGCCCGGGAGTTCGTCATGGGGGCGTGGCCCGACATGCCCGAAGGGGTCAGCGACCGGCCGGCCGACGTGTGGGAGTCCCTGCTCGCCATCGCGGATGTCGCCGGGGGCGACTGGCCCGGGCGGGCGCGGGAAGCCTGCGTGACGCTGGTGACCGCGTCCCGGACCAACGACAAGGGCAGTCTCGGCATCCGGTTGCTGACCGATCTGCGTGATCACGTCATGGTCGGCATCGACCGCCTGCCGACCGTCGCGATCCTGGACCGCCTCAACGCCCTGGACGACGCCCCCTGGGCGGACCTGCACGGCAAGCCGCTCGACAACCGGCGCCTGTCCAAGATGCTCGCCGAGTACATGACCAGCGACAACGAACCCGTCGCCTCCCGCAACATCAAGACCGCCGGAAGCGTCCTCAAGGGCTACTACGCCGCCGATCTCTGGGACGCGTGGGCCCGCTACTGCCCCCCACCCCCCGGAAGTCCGCTATCTCCGCTACCAGGCACCGAAAACCTGGCTTGA
- a CDS encoding bifunctional DNA primase/polymerase, with amino-acid sequence MSRELLTAALTAAGRGWHVFPLRPGDKRPALHGESACPLTGECAGRHRKWESRATTDPRRIRRTWATGPFNLGIATGPSGLVVVDLDMPKPNSSAGTPCGVTTFKALCERAGQAVPTTYRTRTPSGGQHLYFTAPGGTRLANTAGKLGELIDTRAWGGYVVAPGSTTPAGPYTVADPAPVAPLPEWLYALLTARQELRALTAAPVAPKGPAYATAALKAEMANVATAQEGVRNATLVRAARALGRFISSGALTRAEVEGALNWAGLASGLRESECRPAITSALNWSIAHNPGRAA; translated from the coding sequence ATGAGCCGGGAACTCCTGACCGCCGCCCTGACGGCCGCCGGCCGCGGCTGGCACGTCTTCCCCCTCCGTCCCGGCGACAAGCGCCCCGCCCTGCACGGCGAAAGTGCCTGCCCCCTCACCGGGGAGTGCGCCGGCAGGCACCGGAAGTGGGAGAGCAGGGCCACCACCGACCCCCGTCGCATCCGCCGCACCTGGGCGACCGGTCCGTTCAACCTCGGCATCGCGACGGGGCCGTCCGGGCTGGTCGTCGTGGACTTGGATATGCCCAAGCCCAACAGCAGTGCGGGCACGCCGTGCGGCGTGACGACCTTCAAGGCGCTCTGCGAGCGCGCCGGGCAAGCCGTCCCCACCACCTACCGCACCCGGACCCCCTCCGGCGGCCAGCACCTCTACTTCACCGCGCCAGGCGGCACCCGCCTGGCCAACACGGCAGGGAAGCTTGGGGAGTTGATCGATACGCGGGCATGGGGCGGGTACGTCGTCGCCCCCGGCAGCACCACCCCCGCCGGCCCGTACACGGTCGCCGATCCGGCACCGGTCGCCCCGCTCCCGGAATGGCTGTACGCCCTCCTGACGGCCCGTCAGGAGTTGCGGGCACTGACGGCCGCCCCGGTGGCGCCGAAGGGGCCTGCGTACGCCACAGCCGCTCTCAAGGCTGAAATGGCGAACGTCGCCACCGCGCAGGAGGGTGTGCGCAACGCGACACTCGTTCGTGCTGCCCGCGCCCTGGGACGGTTCATCTCATCCGGCGCCCTCACCCGTGCCGAGGTCGAAGGCGCTCTTAATTGGGCGGGATTAGCCTCTGGCCTGCGGGAAAGCGAGTGCCGCCCTGCCATCACCAGTGCGCTGAACTGGTCGATCGCCCACAACCCCGGCAGGGCCGCATGA
- a CDS encoding SAM-dependent methyltransferase: protein MTQPTPIRRVRRPRLLDAFCCQGGASAGYERAGFDVTGVDINPQPRYPYTFIQADAVAFIREYGADFDVVSASPPCQHDSECQRIQGNAHPDLIGPTREALESTGRPWVIENVKGALPKLREPVMLCGAMFNMATYRHRYFEAGGGLTLTAPQHPVHRAPQAKMGRPVPPGWYGQYVGNFSGVDQARHVMDVPWMNRDGIRECIPPAYSQWIGNAFLARARTAVAA, encoded by the coding sequence ATGACCCAACCCACCCCGATCCGGCGAGTGCGCCGACCCCGGTTGCTGGACGCGTTCTGCTGCCAGGGCGGCGCGTCCGCCGGGTACGAGCGAGCCGGGTTCGACGTGACCGGCGTCGACATCAACCCCCAGCCCCGCTACCCGTACACGTTCATCCAGGCCGACGCCGTGGCGTTCATCCGGGAGTACGGCGCGGACTTCGACGTCGTCAGCGCGTCCCCGCCGTGCCAGCACGACTCCGAGTGCCAGCGCATCCAGGGCAACGCCCACCCCGACCTCATCGGCCCCACCCGTGAGGCACTGGAGTCCACGGGGCGCCCGTGGGTGATCGAGAACGTGAAGGGCGCGCTGCCCAAGCTGCGCGAGCCGGTGATGCTGTGCGGGGCCATGTTCAACATGGCCACCTACCGCCACCGCTACTTCGAAGCGGGCGGCGGACTCACCCTCACCGCCCCGCAGCATCCCGTGCACCGGGCGCCGCAGGCAAAGATGGGCCGCCCAGTCCCGCCCGGCTGGTACGGCCAGTACGTCGGCAACTTTTCCGGCGTCGACCAGGCCCGCCACGTCATGGACGTGCCGTGGATGAACCGCGACGGCATCCGCGAGTGCATCCCGCCCGCCTACAGCCAGTGGATCGGCAACGCCTTCCTCGCCCGCGCCCGTACGGCGGTGGCGGCATGA
- a CDS encoding ATP-binding protein, with product MSENVIHLFKDPEPTIPLTAVPSPAAPAPAVVPAVEQVKPLVPLWVRSGRAVRTAVTHEGTRTAGRLVVRHGMYVVGGTRIVSRRAWDGRTAARYERMLRAAEAVGNYEAAGDWEERLHRYRADRHRRRMDLLTAPERIVKGAAIGAGGSVGTLVLIGVALAVANKNPADVITPLMALVDLIRLLVVITTVVWGPLVAAAPWVALLGVWAVGRHRGAAPQWALPTNARGQDAGAPITPSVVVTALRDLGVAPLRAAIKDMGDAGAAMLGPIRIAGCGVEVDVTLPSGVSTNEVQNRRRKLAENLARHEHEVFITIPQAARTVRLWIADSGALDEPIGPSPLVTDDTLTADYAKGRAPWGQDLRGDAAALSLYQRHLLITGLSNQGKTAALRALALWLALDKSVEFRLADLKGAGDWAMFDGLATILIQGPTDEHVVEATEMLEGGVSEMERRLQAPPGTVFSPLVLLVDEAQVAFMCPLIDADKRPYGGSKATSRYFMAARKIHNQGRAVNVTLWQGTQDPTDQNLPKLVREGAHTRASLALGTESQARMALGDKAVDGGAAPNLLRPGLDKGTLVVASDGITIAAGQASITVRTHYIDTETAGQITARARAMRDGVTTLHVIEHGDDRDPLADIASVIADAPRVLTQDVLKRLAVLNEDAYGSWTNSDLKRVLDAEGAEPYKSDGRMHVGRDRVARALTNRGTDSSASAAE from the coding sequence ATGTCCGAGAACGTCATCCACCTGTTCAAAGACCCCGAACCCACCATCCCCCTTACCGCGGTTCCTTCCCCGGCGGCCCCGGCGCCCGCCGTGGTCCCGGCGGTCGAGCAGGTCAAGCCGCTGGTTCCGCTGTGGGTGCGCTCCGGGCGCGCGGTCCGTACGGCCGTCACGCATGAGGGGACCCGTACGGCGGGCCGCCTCGTCGTGCGGCACGGTATGTACGTGGTTGGTGGCACCCGCATCGTGTCCCGCCGTGCGTGGGACGGCCGTACCGCCGCCCGTTACGAGCGGATGCTCCGGGCGGCCGAAGCGGTCGGCAACTACGAGGCCGCCGGCGACTGGGAAGAGCGCCTGCACCGCTACCGGGCCGACCGTCACCGCCGCCGCATGGACCTGCTCACCGCCCCCGAACGCATCGTCAAGGGCGCAGCCATCGGCGCCGGGGGCAGTGTCGGGACCCTCGTTCTGATCGGGGTCGCGCTGGCGGTGGCGAACAAGAACCCTGCCGACGTCATCACGCCCCTGATGGCCCTGGTGGACCTGATCCGTCTGTTGGTCGTCATCACGACCGTGGTGTGGGGGCCGTTGGTCGCCGCCGCCCCGTGGGTGGCCCTGCTCGGTGTGTGGGCTGTTGGCCGCCACCGGGGCGCCGCCCCCCAGTGGGCGCTTCCCACGAACGCGCGTGGTCAGGACGCGGGGGCGCCGATCACCCCGTCCGTCGTGGTCACCGCCCTGCGCGACCTGGGTGTTGCCCCGCTGCGGGCCGCGATCAAGGACATGGGCGACGCGGGGGCCGCGATGCTCGGGCCGATCCGGATCGCCGGATGCGGTGTCGAAGTCGACGTCACCCTCCCCTCCGGTGTGTCCACGAACGAGGTTCAGAACCGGCGCCGCAAGCTCGCCGAGAACCTCGCCCGCCACGAGCACGAGGTGTTCATCACCATCCCCCAGGCCGCCCGGACCGTGCGCCTGTGGATCGCCGACAGTGGCGCCCTGGACGAGCCGATCGGCCCGTCCCCGCTGGTCACGGACGACACCCTGACCGCCGACTACGCCAAGGGCCGCGCCCCCTGGGGTCAAGACCTGCGCGGGGACGCGGCGGCCCTGAGCCTGTACCAGCGCCATCTTCTGATCACGGGCCTCTCGAACCAGGGCAAGACCGCCGCCCTGCGGGCGCTGGCGTTGTGGCTGGCGCTCGACAAGTCGGTGGAGTTCCGTCTCGCCGACCTCAAGGGCGCCGGGGACTGGGCCATGTTCGACGGACTTGCCACCATCCTCATCCAGGGCCCGACCGACGAACACGTCGTTGAGGCCACGGAGATGCTGGAAGGCGGCGTGTCCGAGATGGAGCGGCGGCTCCAGGCCCCGCCCGGCACGGTGTTCTCGCCGCTGGTCCTGCTCGTGGACGAAGCGCAGGTGGCGTTCATGTGCCCCCTCATCGACGCGGACAAGCGGCCTTACGGCGGCTCGAAGGCCACGTCCCGGTACTTCATGGCCGCGCGGAAGATCCACAACCAGGGGCGGGCCGTCAACGTCACCCTCTGGCAGGGCACCCAGGACCCCACCGACCAGAACCTCCCCAAGCTCGTTCGCGAAGGCGCCCACACCCGCGCCTCGTTGGCGCTGGGCACGGAGTCGCAGGCCCGGATGGCGCTCGGGGACAAGGCTGTCGACGGCGGCGCCGCACCGAACCTGCTCCGTCCCGGCCTGGACAAGGGAACCCTCGTGGTGGCGTCCGACGGCATCACCATCGCGGCCGGGCAGGCGTCCATCACGGTCCGCACCCACTACATCGACACTGAGACCGCCGGGCAGATCACCGCCCGCGCCCGGGCGATGCGTGATGGCGTCACCACCCTGCACGTCATCGAACACGGCGACGACCGGGACCCGTTGGCGGACATCGCGTCGGTCATCGCCGACGCGCCGCGCGTCCTCACCCAGGACGTCCTCAAGCGGCTCGCCGTGCTGAACGAGGACGCGTACGGGTCGTGGACCAACAGCGACCTCAAGCGCGTCCTGGACGCCGAAGGGGCCGAGCCGTACAAGTCCGACGGACGCATGCACGTCGGCCGCGACCGCGTCGCCCGCGCCCTCACCAACCGTGGCACCGACAGTTCCGCTTCGGCCGCCGAGTAG
- a CDS encoding DUF6257 family protein, with protein sequence MALKPKPEPRLTAGEKTRVAALIARMAKRGIAGEDVHLGDLTSRVDHIFEEAAARSERENDAMTRELETARDAVAVAKTASRTAGRTTRPAARTALRTAEDALRRTERAARRIGL encoded by the coding sequence ATGGCCCTCAAGCCCAAGCCCGAACCCCGCCTCACCGCCGGGGAGAAGACCCGCGTCGCCGCCCTGATCGCCCGTATGGCGAAGCGCGGCATCGCGGGGGAGGACGTCCACCTCGGGGACCTGACCAGCCGGGTGGACCACATTTTCGAGGAAGCGGCCGCCCGCAGCGAGCGTGAGAACGACGCCATGACCCGCGAGTTGGAGACCGCCCGGGACGCGGTGGCCGTGGCCAAGACCGCCTCGCGCACCGCCGGCCGCACCACCCGCCCCGCCGCCAGGACGGCGCTGCGGACCGCCGAGGACGCGTTGCGCCGCACCGAGCGTGCCGCCCGCCGCATCGGACTCTGA
- a CDS encoding DUF6251 family protein codes for MEQLPAPRTVVQLPDGTHAYVNPAHLPAPQQIAPQVVHIHQAPPDRTIQRLALGSGVGAGTVAAGVYFGPLLVGVLTAMAANLALLALIAAVCAWGVVTVVKSVGGPDGKAAAKNLSKVRRRGR; via the coding sequence GTGGAACAGCTTCCCGCCCCGCGTACGGTCGTCCAGCTCCCGGACGGCACCCACGCCTACGTCAACCCCGCCCACCTGCCCGCACCGCAGCAGATCGCCCCGCAGGTCGTGCACATCCACCAGGCCCCGCCGGACCGCACCATCCAGCGTCTCGCGCTTGGCTCCGGGGTCGGCGCCGGGACCGTGGCGGCCGGTGTGTACTTCGGCCCATTGCTGGTCGGTGTGCTGACCGCGATGGCCGCGAACCTCGCGCTGCTCGCCCTGATCGCCGCCGTGTGCGCGTGGGGTGTGGTGACCGTCGTGAAGTCCGTCGGCGGTCCGGATGGCAAGGCCGCCGCGAAGAACCTGTCCAAGGTCCGTCGCCGGGGTCGCTGA
- a CDS encoding RRQRL motif-containing zinc-binding protein, with protein MSAHFYDPDGSRHGLPTFPFRMAPDGYATRRQLRAQGLRPGGQAVAAQLLWHSNRYRRQGEPPVRVAYLYRRDRAKPVRPMTPGRTAALAKAMLARRTCPECRTDRGYCIPRSLGMCVPCATPS; from the coding sequence ATGAGCGCCCACTTCTACGACCCGGACGGCTCCCGTCACGGCCTGCCCACCTTCCCCTTCCGCATGGCCCCCGACGGGTACGCCACCCGCCGCCAGCTCCGGGCGCAGGGCCTACGGCCCGGGGGTCAGGCCGTCGCCGCGCAACTGCTCTGGCACTCCAACCGCTACCGCCGCCAGGGCGAACCGCCCGTACGGGTCGCGTACCTGTACCGGCGCGACCGCGCCAAGCCCGTACGCCCCATGACCCCCGGCCGTACCGCCGCGCTCGCCAAGGCCATGCTCGCCCGCCGCACCTGCCCCGAGTGCCGCACCGATCGTGGGTACTGCATCCCCCGCTCGCTCGGCATGTGCGTGCCCTGCGCCACCCCCTCCTGA
- a CDS encoding protein spdB has product MNVRTVGPAVAMTAVSMVLTLAVVVMWLGGSMPVAVAVVVGLGLDGGWLATLAYERRLAAQGDHSTPVTVVGWAFGLIATGVLIAHALGEQSPGAWLAVAWLPLAAKALWLVHGLWERTALTGEALEAIQGIQQEARDEAAVARARLRAEASTEETRLTAVTQAGARVARIQAQTAERLSAAWSTLAEAREGVETGRALTSVTTPVTPGVTPRWELPLWLPGAGQGPLALESSALLSDTELDALVDTIRHSESPALSYREMATRFRAAGHSASEVRLRAAWKRIAA; this is encoded by the coding sequence ATGAACGTCCGTACGGTTGGGCCCGCTGTGGCGATGACGGCGGTGTCGATGGTCCTGACGCTGGCCGTGGTCGTGATGTGGCTGGGCGGTTCGATGCCGGTGGCGGTCGCCGTGGTCGTCGGTCTCGGTCTGGACGGCGGATGGCTGGCGACCCTCGCCTACGAGCGGCGCCTTGCCGCGCAGGGCGACCACTCCACCCCCGTCACGGTCGTCGGCTGGGCCTTCGGTCTCATCGCGACCGGTGTACTGATCGCGCACGCACTGGGTGAGCAGTCGCCCGGCGCGTGGCTGGCCGTGGCGTGGCTGCCCCTCGCCGCGAAGGCTCTGTGGCTGGTCCACGGGCTGTGGGAGCGGACAGCGCTCACCGGTGAAGCGCTGGAAGCGATCCAGGGAATCCAGCAGGAAGCGCGGGACGAAGCGGCGGTAGCCCGCGCCCGGTTGCGGGCCGAAGCGTCCACCGAGGAGACGCGGCTGACGGCCGTGACGCAGGCCGGCGCCCGCGTAGCACGCATCCAGGCACAGACCGCCGAACGCCTCTCCGCCGCATGGTCCACGCTCGCCGAAGCACGGGAAGGGGTGGAGACGGGCAGGGCGCTGACCAGCGTGACGACCCCCGTCACACCCGGTGTCACACCCCGCTGGGAACTGCCCCTGTGGCTGCCCGGGGCCGGCCAGGGGCCGCTGGCACTGGAGTCCTCGGCCCTCTTGTCGGACACCGAACTGGACGCGCTGGTCGACACGATCCGTCACAGCGAATCCCCCGCCCTGTCCTACCGCGAGATGGCCACCCGCTTCCGAGCCGCCGGCCACTCCGCATCCGAGGTCCGCCTCCGGGCCGCCTGGAAGCGCATCGCCGCATGA
- a CDS encoding Pycsar system effector family protein, which yields MNADLDKRLSAAHAEVKAEIARTDTKTSLLLAFIGALLAGVWTVAKDAPVPVAGYVVGAAGVALLLVAAGLLLRAVRPNLSGAAVAGFPYWARLTAEEIRTALAEDRRGADIANLSRIAVAKFRCLRRAVDLTCTAGALLILAAVIAIGGAA from the coding sequence GTGAACGCCGACCTGGACAAGAGGCTGAGCGCCGCGCACGCGGAGGTGAAGGCGGAGATCGCCCGCACCGACACGAAGACGTCGCTGCTGCTGGCGTTCATCGGCGCCCTGCTCGCCGGAGTCTGGACGGTCGCCAAAGACGCGCCCGTACCGGTCGCCGGATACGTCGTCGGCGCCGCCGGTGTGGCCCTGCTGCTGGTTGCGGCGGGCCTGCTGCTGCGGGCGGTGCGACCGAACCTGTCCGGCGCGGCGGTGGCTGGCTTCCCGTACTGGGCCCGGCTTACCGCCGAGGAGATCCGTACCGCGCTGGCGGAAGACCGGCGCGGGGCGGACATCGCGAACCTCTCCCGGATCGCCGTGGCAAAGTTCCGCTGCCTGCGCCGCGCGGTCGACCTGACCTGCACGGCCGGCGCCCTGCTGATCCTCGCCGCCGTGATCGCGATCGGGGGTGCGGCATGA
- a CDS encoding DUF6284 family protein, producing MDPIVTVQDAVTAFEPWLEPTTAELDAIEVEMPLIRAEVELLDAQIMTLDRPANELDTRRVRRARRRVLAARRELSNQPTTVGTSGGAA from the coding sequence ATGGATCCCATCGTTACTGTTCAGGACGCCGTTACGGCGTTCGAGCCCTGGCTTGAGCCCACGACCGCCGAGCTGGACGCGATCGAGGTGGAGATGCCGCTCATCCGGGCGGAGGTCGAACTCCTCGACGCGCAGATCATGACCCTGGACCGTCCGGCCAACGAGCTGGACACCCGCCGGGTGCGCCGGGCCCGCCGCCGGGTGCTGGCCGCCCGCCGGGAGCTCTCGAACCAGCCCACCACGGTGGGCACGTCCGGGGGTGCCGCGTGA